gggattcacacatTCGTCCACCCTGCAGgatcaccagcgggttcacaccggggagaagcctgtcacctgctccaagtgcgggaagggattcagtcggttatcaaacctgcaggaacaccagcgagttcacactggggagaaaccatgcaCCTGTTGggcgtgtgggaaaggattcactcagtcatccagcctgctgagacaccagcgagttcacaagtgatgacaggggttggattctgttttattgctgctgttaatcacatccaggactgaaccatgttcattctgacagttggtgaagtgggagggtcggagggtttctttctgctggactggccggtctcacgactttgcttctagttcgctgatgctctttgagcctgggagagcacattgccactgaaatgatccacaaaagctgatgaaggacatttattttatcctggatagtaaatagtgtttttcctaccactacaggtagatttaaaataaatacagaaaggactggaaaaacacaacacgtcttgcagcatctgtggagagagaaacagtgttaatgtttcacactactggattgggaatcaatcttgtaaacctcctctgaactgcttccaatgtatttatatcctttgtttaataggagacaaaattgtaccgtgTTCAAGGTGCAATCTCAGCAACgccctgcacaactgaagcataacatctttacttctatgttcaatttctctcagaa
The DNA window shown above is from Mustelus asterias unplaced genomic scaffold, sMusAst1.hap1.1 HAP1_SCAFFOLD_331, whole genome shotgun sequence and carries:
- the LOC144486406 gene encoding uncharacterized protein LOC144486406, with amino-acid sequence MEKPWKCGDCGKACQCPSELETHRRSHTGERPFTCLECRKCFTQSSNLLRHKRVHTGEKPYTCCVCGKGFTHSSTLQDHQRVHTGEKPVTCSKCGKGFSRLSNLQEHQRVHTGEKPCTCWACGKGFTQSSSLLRHQRVHK